CATGCAGTTGCATGTAACGGGCGCACACACCATCTTCTTTTACGACGGGGCTTTTGTCTGGTCAATAACCACAAACAATTCCTGCTCCCTCCTCTGTGCCTGACTTGCTGCTGCCATTGTTGAAGaagactggtgccctgtccagggtgtgcaACCGATGACAGCTCAAATGTGCAAACATGAGCCTTCACATATTAGGTTATGGTGAAGATCGGAGAAGTAATTTTTCTATttcatgatgattttttttttctattaataaAAATTTAGTCCTGGTTTTAAAATTCCTGGTTCTTAGAGGAAGCCGTTTTGTATCTCAGAAGCTTCTGGAGGGATGGAAGGAGAACCCCTTGTTGAATCGCtcttaaaatctgtttttaaatcGTTTCCACATAGATTTTTTCTTAGGTTGGCTTGCATCCTCTTGTTTTGGATATATTAGACTCTTTTCTTCTGACTTTTCTTGACTCAGTCGTTCCTCCAgatattttttcagtttattgtgtgtttcttgAAGCTCTGCGAGGTCTTTTTTCATGGACAAAAGTATTGTTTGCTGCTGCATTTGTTCAACCTGCATGCTCCAAAATTGAGGAAGATCTTCTCGTAGGCTCTGGATCTCTTTGTGTAGAGATGCCATTACTGCGACATGGTTGTTACTGTCAGTAGCAGGCTGTGCTGCTTCACTACTAACGTTTTCAGGAGACACAGCTGTTATCTCTGGAACACCGCTAACGTTTTCAGGAGACACAGTTGTTATCTCGGAAACACCGCTAATGTTTTCAGGAGAGACAGTTGTTATTTCGGAAACACCGCTAACGTTTTCAGGAGACACAGCTGTTATCTTTGAAACACCGCTAATGTTTTCGGGAGACACAGTTGTTATCTCGGAAACACCGCTAACGTTTTCAGGAGAGACAGTTGTTATTTCGGAAACACCGCTAATGTTTTCAGGAGACACGGTTGTTATCCCTGGAACACCGCTAATGTTTTCAGGAGACACAGCTGTTATCTCTGGAACACCGCTAATGTTTTCAGGAGACACAGCTGTTATCTCTGGAACACCGCTAATGTTTTCAGGAGACACAGCTGTTATCTCTGGAACACCGCTAATGTTTTCAGGAGACACAGATGTTATCTCTGGAACACCGCTAATGTTTTCAGGAGACACGGCTGTTATCTCTGGAACACCGCTAATGTTTTCAGGAGACACGGTTGTTATCTCTGGAACACCGCTAATGTTTTCAGGAGACACGGTTGTTATCTCTGGAACACCGCTAATGTTTTCAGGAGACACGGTTGTTATCTCTGGAACACCGCTAATGTTTTCAGGAGACACGGTTGTTATCTCTGGAACACCGCGAATGTTTTCAGGAGACGCGGTTGTTATCTCTGGAACACCGCTAATGTTTTCAGGAGACATGTTTGTTATCTCTGGAACACCGCTAACGTTTTCAGGAGACACAGTTATTTCGGAAACACTGCTAATGTTTTCAGGAGACACGGTTGTTATCTCTGGAACACCGCTAATGTTTTCAGGAGACACGGTTGTTATCTCTGGAACACCGCTAATGTTTTCAGGAGACATGTTTGTTATCTCTGGAACACCGCTAATGTTTTCAGAAGACACAGTTATTTCGGAAACACTGCTAATGTTTTCAGGAGACACGGTTGTTATCTCTGGAACACCGCTAATGTTTTCAGGAGACACGGTTGTTATCTCTGGAACACCGCTAATGTTTTCAGGAGACACGGTTGTTATCTCTGGAACACCGCTAATGTTTTCAGGAGACACAGTTGTTATCTCTGGAACACCGCGAATGTTTTCAGGAGACATGGTTGTTATCTCTGGAACACCGCTAATGTTTTCAGAAGACACAGCTGTTATCTCTGAAATAATGGAGGGGGCAGATGTTATACGctttacttctttctgctccttttcaatcaactttttttttcttttttcacaaaagaaataaacaagacaaaaacaaaaaagaaaaagaaaaaagacaaaaacaagactaGCTAGTTGTTCACTATAAGCAAAATCTGTGATCACAGAATCTCTGAATACCTCGTCTCTAAACTCTTCCATATTTTTACTCACAGACTGAAAGCCGAGGATGTTGAAGAGCATGGTAATCGGGTTTGTTATAtcagaaaaagccatttttgCATGCAACTTGTTACTTCTTTGTACCTTGTTGTTGCTCTTGGTTAAAGACGTGTGTCGTGTTCATATGCTACCTCTTCTTTTTATCTTGGCAAAAAAGAGGCTCGAAGGCAGGGTTCCATTGATGGCGTCATAGAGGCGGTGTggttggaccgcggagcgcgagggagatagaaactaatcaccggtaaaaactccagaaaacaatcaccaggaataaatattgactccctggtaaagatagtagctctaacaactggtaaaatgataaactggcgATATTACAACCTGTGCAGCGGTATGGGGACACAtatactccgcctctgggtcctagtgcctgctgGTCGGTggagcctgttctgtttaccgaGCCATAcgtgtcaagtatcccgttttggccgggaaactcccgcattttacccctctttcccgccatcttcccgtattagcatttcccgtaaatatcccgtattttaatgtaataaatgaaagatgcctcactaaactgaacgccgtcactagcctcgcgagaactgccttgtgaaatggcctggcttggtggcagttctcgcgagattagtgctgacagcggcaacaaacccggaagcaactcagaagagagatgaatgaatgaagacgttctggcgaaaaaaacaaagaactggtgtaaatatgttgtgaaatgtgacagagagtttatcttcccaaagagcatcaggatgtgacacagttacacgttctgttagattaataactagattttaacgtctactaCAGCggaagtcaccatgaaaaatcagccaatcacaagctccacaaatatgcactgctttataaagtgttaaagaacataaagtctataataaatgtgtctataataagtcattagtgaataccagagaaccacatgagtgagcatgagaaattataataaaatatataatgaaaataaaatgttaatgtctaacttaaagacaaacaatgtgaaattaataataaatatgcaatgtgttgacttgtatataaactgtaagtatatttaataaacacatgtgcttcatatacacgtttatgtttttatttagtctgttagagctgggcgatatatcgagattcaaaatgtatcgagttttctattttggcgatatagaaaactatattatttcatatatatatatatcttatgtatcaaaatactagttttaggagtcgctgcttttacttctcagaacaacatgtaaagctcagttagatgattaatgagtgcacatattgtgcagctgtaataaatgttcctgtgtagcatttagcatcagcaaatttaacccaaaattgtctttctgtcAGACTTTTTtcgataaaattatctagatttatattgtatatcaccattttgaggaaaatatattgagatatgagttttggtccatcttgcccagccctagtaggaatgttcacagcattttaatgttaataaaggtcgacctaccagactctaatcacataattgtatttagtaagtggttgacaagtgggtattttttagatttattgtacacttgtcttgttgagcgggtgggacggctcgtagtgggcgccagaaaatttattttcaaattcaaaacttgacaggtatgtaccgaagtccgtgtgtgtttaataagtctgtgtgtgtttattaagtccgtgtgaaagtccgcatgtttatgcctctgtccatccactcttttcattatatccatgtcttttaaggcttttattaaatagtgtcggctgtagtccgggcagccgccatcttggattatgtcgtcaccagcgcgtcagcgccgcaagtcgcacaagcacagaatgactcaaataactgtaaagagatcttatattagtctattttcttttaaagtggtgttttttttgtggctttagactccaattacatttatgtatataatatgttacccccaatataaacaggttcataatataactatttttatagtttctgtttccactgtatccataataataataatatggatACAGTGGAACTAAAacattatcttgtgaaatctgtgacctgttgacctgcacaactcaaagaatcagaatcgagaatcattatttcttggcagaaatgcttttaaacacttgctgtacattcagctgacataaaaatcttgttttcaaatatgtagaataattgtgaatttagcagtagcagtagtagttttaatattttagttcattttttgcagacaccttttttgtccgtcaaatgtatttaaaagaaactgaaattaaagggagaattatatttaactgtcgaaccttgtcataattttatttatttatatatttttttaaattggaaaaaaaaaaaaatgtttggtctcggcttgtctcggtcttggtcttgactcggtctcggctcctgaaagtcttggtcttgtcttggtctcagtgcattctggtctcggatagtgtggtcttgaacacaacactagtctgCAGACACCTGAGGGTCTGCACGCACACTCGACTCAAGGTTTCGCCACGTCCTGGTCCTTGTTCAGGAGAGTGTCTGATTTTACATGCTGGATATTTCTACTGTCCTGACTGATAACGAACTCTGCCTTGCGGGCTGGTATTCGCTCAATAAGCATGCCTGCAATACGGGAGTtgccatatcccatagtgagacatctcacaaaatattatgaaatagaactttaggttatgcaTATAACctcggttctatgagtaatatgagtgagatgtttcACCAGACGACTGTTCCTGCTTGaacgagtgagaagaggtgcttattttgaatgaggAACTGTACATCCGCCCTCCCTCTTATAGAGGGTGAGAGCGTCCCTGGCGTGTGGACAGTAAtttccagccaatcagggctTGACGGATTGAGGAAAGTGCTTTTGAGGGCTACAGGGAGtgtgtatcccatagtgagacatctcactcatattacttatagaaccggggttatatacataacctaaagttctatttcataatatttcgcaGTGTTCCAATGACGTCataggccagtggttcccaaactggggggcgCGTGAAGTTGTGATgttggggggggaggggggcctTGCTGAAcctctttattaataaagagctttatGACATTCAAATAAGAATCTTCCACTGAAACTCTATGGAATAAAGCTCTGCTGGCCCTGGTAGCTATGAGGGGTGGGGGGttgaaggtagaggcttagATTCACTGGATATGTATGGGAAAACCACTGTTATGTTATAACTTAAGAAAAAGAGGCTCTCTATTGatcaagaaaaaacataaaGTTCATTTTGGCTTTTGTTATTCGAATTTTACACACGTcttaacacacatacacacacacacacaatatatcaTCATCCCACTTAAAAcctgtttttcttgtattttgacGGTAGATGCTTAGATTTAGTAGATATTTTTGGGAAAACCACTTTCATTTGTCAGGATAACAGTATATCCAAAATATGGGGTTATAATGGTAGTCAATAGGACCAAACTCAAACAGTGTCACTACATTTTATATCTCCTCTTCTATATATCTTGCAAGAAAAGTGATCATGGAATCATgaacatgacaataaaataaagttcaTACAATTAGGATTTAAACTGAATTAGATATTGAGAGTTTAAAACACTGAATAAGCAGAAAGTACACGTTTGGTACCCAAAGGTGCCCCGAGAGTTAAAAGTATGTGTTGGTGAAGCTTTGGTCACACACAGGTGCTGTAGAGCGTGACTTTGTGGCTGATCTCATCCAGCAGCAAACGAACAGCTTCCTCTAGCTGAGCCAGTTCTGCAGCTTTGGTCTCCAGGATCAGCTGATTGGACTCATAAGAACCCTCCAACTCTGGAAAACACAAACACGTGTCCCGGTCAGGGATGAGTTTTTCTCTACTTTTGGTTAGATTATTCTCTATGTGGAGAGTCTGAATCTTTAGTTTGGTACAGTTCTGTGGATGTAGGCCCATTATGTTGTGATGAAATGTTGTGCAGTTGTGTCGTTCACCTCCCAGTCTCTCCAGTTTGATGCTGGTCTGAACCAGTAACTCTTTGGCCTCCAGCTGCAGCTCGTCGGCTCGTCTTCTGGCCTGAAGAACCGCATCTCCTCGATCCTCCACGTGCTCCTTTACCTGCCCAAATTTATCCTTCACGCCCTCCTCaaactcctacacacacacgcacgcgcacacacacacacacacacaccagacacacacacacacacacacacacatccacacacacacacatccacacacacacacacacacacacacacacacacacacacacacacacagagagagagagagagtggaccACGTCACAGAGCGTTATACAAACCATTATAGAATCTGACTGAGGTCTCTCACAGCTATCAGAAGCTCCTGCGTTCCTTTGGTGTTGTTCTGGGCGAGCTGGATGGCGTCCATGGGGTGTTGATTTTTGCgcgtctttatttttcttccattttcagcttccaatatttGAAAAtctacaccacataggaaactgaaatttggtatagtaatacagctctgcCTGCTTTCTCAGAATGtataaaaacatctgctatacatcctatctggtggacatgccagccccttaaaattggaaaaaagtttttcgGGGTTTGGGGCTGGAAAaagtttgggccttcagtaaacaactttacatatgtctcagctcaatctgatttgatcagctttgagctatgaacacaAACTtttcaaatcactaatgattagttagatatatgcattggttcttgggtgacagtttCTTGAAATccgaaaaaatacttttttttttactatattcattggcccataactgcaactgaaaaaaatctgatctttgttttcatttatagtaTCAATATTACTCTTTCATGGGATATAAACAATTTCTCTTTATGCAACTTCTTAATTTTTACTTTGGACCACCACTtcgggttatttcaccactctcAAATATTGAAAATTCTTTACATAaggtcattgtagcttgcctctgtttcttataatcatttattctttattaatttttcattatgtatATTCTGACAGAGTATAtgaagctgtattactataccaaatttcagtttcctatgtgatgtagttcccgAGATAtcggaagctgaaaatggaagaaaaataaagacccacgaaaatcaacacatacccccctcactataTTGGCCATGTTTCAAAAAGTGTTCAACTAATCAAACTAAAAACTTACAGTGTGCTTATTGAATAATCactgaacaattggtaaaaaattgtgaattttttgAGAACAAAATGCATGGGTCAGTtgtgaaattaaattttttttacattttttcttgtcattaaaatgtttgataaaaATACTCCATTATTACTCTTTGAAGTCTATCCTAAAACAcatgttatgatgtaattattctaCCTGGCGACTTCAGCCTGCCTCAGCAGAACCTCGGCCTCTTTGATGTCCGCGGCGCTCTGGTTGAGGATGCTCTCCACGCTAGTTAGCGTAGCCACTTTGTCCCTGATCTCCTTGGTGAGCTCCTGTAGCTTTTCTGTGGAGGTGGGCATCTCTAGGGCCAGCACCTCGTTGGACACCGCCTCGATGACAGACACGTCAGCTTTGTCGTCTGCGCCATAAGAACCCAGAGAGGTGAGAGAACGTCTCCATCAACAAAATGATTTGTATGTGATTTTCTTGCATTAAAATGTacatgtttagtgtatttttctgttttgtgtgttgtcctCACTGGTGAGGAGGTCTCTGATCTCCCTGATGAGGTCACGGAGCTGCTCGTTGCTCTGCTCCACTCTCTCTCTGCTGCGGTTGGATTTGATCAGCACTTCCATGGCATTGGCCTTTGCATCATTTGCACAATTTTTGGCCTCCCAGACctgaaaaattttaaataaaggaCATTTTCACACACTTTTGAActtgggctgtgtttgaaattgcacaCTAATGTAATATACACCACAaattcaatgagtatatactgtctactatatactaataGTTTGATAAGGATAATGattgttcccactgaagtatacttccaagtttcctaaGATGTA
This genomic window from Gouania willdenowi chromosome 6, fGouWil2.1, whole genome shotgun sequence contains:
- the LOC114464371 gene encoding zonadhesin-like isoform X2, translating into MAFSDITNPITMLFNILGFQSVSKNMEEFRDEVFRDSVITDFAYSEQLASLVFVFFLFLFCFCLVYFFCEKRKKKLIEKEQKEVKRITSAPSIISEITAVSSENISGVPEITTVSPENISSVSEITVSPENVSGVPEITNMSPENISGVPEITTASPENIRGVPEITTVSPENISGVPEITTVSPENISGVPEITTVSPENISGVPEITTVSPENISGVPEITAVSPENISGVPEITSVSPENISGVPEITAVSPENISGVPEITAVSPENISGVPEITAVSPENISGVPGITTVSPENISGVSEITTVSPENVSGVSEITTVSPENISGVSKITAVSPENVSGVSEITTVSPENISGVSEITTVSPENVSGVPEITAVSPENVSSEAAQPATDSNNHVAVMASLHKEIQSLREDLPQFWSMQVEQMQQQTILLSMKKDLAELQETHNKLKKYLEERLSQEKSEEKSLIYPKQEDASQPKKKSMWKRFKNRF
- the LOC114464371 gene encoding zonadhesin-like isoform X1, yielding MAFSDITNPITMLFNILGFQSVSKNMEEFRDEVFRDSVITDFAYSEQLASLVFVFFLFLFCFCLVYFFCEKRKKKLIEKEQKEVKRITSAPSIISEITAVSSENISGVPEITTMSPENIRGVPEITTVSPENISGVPEITTVSPENISGVPEITTVSPENISGVPEITTVSPENISGVPEITTVSPENISGVPEITTVSPENISSVSEITVSPENVSGVPEITNMSPENISGVPEITTASPENIRGVPEITTVSPENISGVPEITTVSPENISGVPEITTVSPENISGVPEITTVSPENISGVPEITAVSPENISGVPEITSVSPENISGVPEITAVSPENISGVPEITAVSPENISGVPEITAVSPENISGVPGITTVSPENISGVSEITTVSPENVSGVSEITTVSPENISGVSKITAVSPENVSGVSEITTVSPENISGVSEITTVSPENVSGVPEITAVSPENVSSEAAQPATDSNNHVAVMASLHKEIQSLREDLPQFWSMQVEQMQQQTILLSMKKDLAELQETHNKLKKYLEERLSQEKSEEKSLIYPKQEDASQPKKKSMWKRFKNRF
- the LOC114464371 gene encoding zonadhesin-like isoform X3, with the translated sequence MSPENIRGVPEITTVSPENISGVPEITTVSPENISGVPEITTVSPENISGVPEITTVSPENISSVSEITVSSENISGVPEITNMSPENISGVPEITTVSPENISGVPEITTVSPENISSVSEITVSPENVSGVPEITNMSPENISGVPEITTASPENIRGVPEITTVSPENISGVPEITTVSPENISGVPEITTVSPENISGVPEITTVSPENISGVPEITAVSPENISGVPEITSVSPENISGVPEITAVSPENISGVPEITAVSPENISGVPEITAVSPENISGVPGITTVSPENISGVSEITTVSPENVSGVSEITTVSPENISGVSKITAVSPENVSGVSEITTVSPENISGVSEITTVSPENVSGVPEITAVSPENVSSEAAQPATDSNNHVAVMASLHKEIQSLREDLPQFWSMQVEQMQQQTILLSMKKDLAELQETHNKLKKYLEERLSQEKSEEKSLIYPKQEDASQPKKKSMWKRFKNRF
- the LOC114464372 gene encoding laminin subunit beta-1-like isoform X2; translated protein: MEVLIKSNRSRERVEQSNEQLRDLIREIRDLLTNDKADVSVIEAVSNEVLALEMPTSTEKLQELTKEIRDKVATLTSVESILNQSAADIKEAEVLLRQAEVASFLCGVDFQILEAENGRKIKTRKNQHPMDAIQLAQNNTKGTQELLIAEFEEGVKDKFGQVKEHVEDRGDAVLQARRRADELQLEAKELLVQTSIKLERLGELEGSYESNQLILETKAAELAQLEEAVRLLLDEISHKVTLYSTCV
- the LOC114464372 gene encoding laminin subunit beta-1-like isoform X1, whose translation is MAFSDITNPITMLFNILGFQSVWEAKNCANDAKANAMEVLIKSNRSRERVEQSNEQLRDLIREIRDLLTNDKADVSVIEAVSNEVLALEMPTSTEKLQELTKEIRDKVATLTSVESILNQSAADIKEAEVLLRQAEVASFLCGVDFQILEAENGRKIKTRKNQHPMDAIQLAQNNTKGTQELLIAEFEEGVKDKFGQVKEHVEDRGDAVLQARRRADELQLEAKELLVQTSIKLERLGELEGSYESNQLILETKAAELAQLEEAVRLLLDEISHKVTLYSTCV